The bacterium genomic sequence TAGGGCAGTGGCTGAACGGGTTGGATGATGTTTACCAAAAGGCATTGACCTGGTCCCTGTCCCATAAAAAGGCGGTGATGGGTATCACCCTGGGGGTGGTGGTGGCCAGCCTGTCGCTGTTTTTCTTCATTGATTCCGAGTTCATCCCCTCCAGCGACGAGGGGGAGTTCACCATCAACCTGACCATGCCGGTGGGCACCTCTTTCACTCAGACCGGCGTCATCATGAAGAGGATGGAGGGCATCATCAAGACCGAGGTTCCCGAGGCCCGCACGATGTATACCACCTTTGGGGCCGGCGAGGGCATGCGCAAGGCCATGGGCAGTTCCGGGCCCAATGTCGGCGCCATACAGGTGAAGATCGGGCCGCGGGCCGAGAGGAGCCGCAGCGTGGACCAGATCCTGAACCTGCTGCGCCAGAAGTTCTCCGTCATTCCCGATGCCCAGATGGTGTTCCTATCCGGCAGTCTGATCTCACAGATAATGAGCATGGGCTCCGGCGGGGCGATCCAGGTGGACATCCAGGGCTACAATCTGGAGACCTCCAAGAAACTGGCGGAACAGATCAAAGGGATAATGGCTTCGGTCCAGGGCACCCGTGACGTCAGCGTCAGCCGCAAGGAGGGCATGCCTGAGCTGCAGGTGATTGTGGACCGCGACAAGGCGGGAGCTATGGGCCTTACAGTTTACCAGGTGGCCTCGGCGGTGGAGACGGCCTTCAAGGGCAAGACGGTCACCCGTTTCCGCGACAGCAAGTTCGGAAAGGAATACGATGTGGTGGTCCGTTTCCAGGAAAGCGACCGTTCCCAGATCCCGGACATCAAGAACCTTAAAGTGATGAGCCCGACTGGTCAGTTGGTGCCGGTCTCCAATATCGCCAGGATCCAAAAGGCTTTTGGCCCGGTGGACATCAGCCGCAAGAACCAGCAGAGGATTGTCTCCGTTACCGCCAACGCCACCGGCCGGGCCATCGGGGCCATCAACGGCGAGCTGGCCGAAAAGATAGGAAAGATAAGCATTCCCGAGGGCTTTACCGTGGAGGTGGGCGGCTCGGCCAAGGACATGGCCGACAGCTTCACCAGCCTGTTCTACGCCACTTTACTGGCCATCATGCTGGTTTACATGGTGCTGGCCTCGCAGTTCGAATCCCTGCTGGATCCTTTCGTCATCATGTTCTCGGTGCCGTTGGGGATCGTGGGCGTGATCTGGGGGCTGTTCCTGACCGGGATCAATTTCTCGGTGATAGCCTTCATCGGCGTCATCATGCTGGTGGGGATCGTGGTCTCCAACGCCATCCTGCTGGTGGACTATGCCAATGTCTTGCGAAGAGAGGGCCTGGCCCTTTACCAGGCAGTGATCAAGGCCGGTCATACCAGACTGCGCCCGATATTGATGACCACTTTGACCACCATCGTGGGCATGATACCGATGGCTCTGGGGATAGGCGAAAGCTCGGAGACCTACGCCCCGCTGGCGGTTTCGGTGATAAGCGGCCTGACGGCCTCCACCGTGCTGACCTTGATCTTCGTTCCCACGCTGTATGTGTTGTTTGAGGAGAGGTTGAAGAGGAATAAGACTCAATAAATATTAGCCGCCAAAAGCACCATTGCAGCGTATGAAATTTGCGTAATTGGATCAATCATCAGATATTAACAGATAACCAGGCTATTGGAGGGACACGGAGGACCGTGTCCCTATTTTTTATTTATGCCAAAAACCCGCAGGGATAATGTATCTATTGTTCCTGCGCTGTTATACCTGAAGGTCTGTCCGTCAAAGCAGCCCGATTTATGGTGATTGATGATTTGCGTTGGCCAAATAACCATTTTTTTCAATTTAACTATTGACTTCTTTTCAAAAAAGCGATAAACTGGTAAGGATTATATATTCCAGCCAGTTATAAAAATTGAGACCGCTATGACTGAAAAAATTGCATCGGAAGAAAAGGTCATTTTTAACCTGGGAAGTGAAAAGTTTGCACTTGGCACCGAACAGGTTAAGTCCATTGAGGAGATGCAGGACATCATTCCTGTGCCGCTGGCTCCGCCCTATGTCACCGGCCTGATCAACCTGCGCGGGGCCATAGTGGCAGTGGTGGATCTCCGCCAGAGGCTGGGCCTGGCCAACATCGAGAACGGCCGGGACATGGTGATCCTGATAGTAGAGCATAACGGAGAGGACGTGGGGCTGATAGTGGACCGGGTGCAGAGCGTGGAAACATCTCAATTACAGCCACAGCCGGTGCCGGAGGCGGTAACCAAGACAAAATCCGGCAGGTTCTACCAGTCTATCCTGGGGTCCAGGGACGAGAAAGTAGTGATTTTAAATTTAGATAAAATTTTAGCATTGGAGGAGAAATAAATGGGGCACAGGGTTTTAGTGGTAGATGACGCCATCTTCATGCGCACCATGATCTCGGACATCCTCAAGAAGGGGGATTTTGAGGTCTGCGGAGAGGGCGCAACCGGGGCCGAGGCGGTGGAGCAGTACAAAAAGCTCAAGCCCGACCTGGTGATCATGGACATCATCATGCCGGACATGGGCGGCATCGAGGCGGTCAAGGCCATCATGCAGATCGATCCCAACGCCAGGGTCTTGATGTGCAGCGCCATGGGCCAGCAGGCCCTGGTGGTGGAAGCCATCCAGGCCGGGGCCCGGGATTTTGTGGTCAAGCCGTTCCAGCCCAGCCGGGTGCTTGAAGCCGCCCGCCGGGTGCTGCAGATCAGCTGATCACAAAAATCAAAGGCCGGAGAACCGGGGGCAAAACCCCCTGGTTAGTTTTGGCCTTTTGAGAATTAATGGTCATATAGACAGTCTGCAGTAAAGATGGACACTACCAAATATAGAGATCTTTTTGTCTCTGAAACCCGGGAGCATCTGGTCAGCCTCAACCGGGCTCTTTTGGCATTGGAGAAAAACCCGGACGATCCGGCCCTGCTGGACGAGATCTTCCGCTCCATGCACACCATCAAGGGCATGGCCGGATCCATAGGGCAGGACCAGATCGCCGAACTGGCCCACAAGGCCGAAGATCTTTTGGACCGGCTGCGCAAGCGCCAGCTTAAGCTGGCCCAACCCCAGGTGGACGCCATCTTCGAATCCATCGACTACCTGGAAAGCGCGGTGGCCGAGCTGGCTGCCGGACGGGATCCCCAGAAGAACCTGAAACAGCAGGGGGCCGAACTGGCCAAAAAGATCGAGGCGCTGGCGGCCGCCCCCCAGGCCGCAAGAACTGAAGCCCCATCCAATGTTTCCGGCGGCAATGATTTTTCACGGATCAATCCCTTAAAGACGGCCGATTCCTTCGTCTACAAGGTCCGGGTGCTTTTGGAAGCCGACGTGGCCCTGAAATCGGCCCGGGCCTTTTTGGTGATGCATACCCTGGAGCAGTTCGGCAAGATCGCCTATACCGTGCCCGAACGGCGCGACCTGGAGGCCGAGCGCTTTGACCGGGGTTTCTCGGTGTTCTTCGTCACCCCCATGCACAGCGAAAAGGAGATCAAGGCGCGGATCGGCTCCAGCGAGATCGAGGACATCGAGATCGAAGAAGTGGTGGAGGAGACCGAGGAGGAAGCGGTGGAGCGCCGCACCGTCAGCGCCTTTACCCAGCTGGCCCAGGAGCGCCCCCGGGAGGTCAAGGTCTCCACCGCCCGGTTGGACAAACTGATGAACCTGGTGGGCGAACTGGTGGTCTGGAGGGAGCGGCTTAAACAGCTGGCCCAGATGTCCCAGAACGTTTTGATCCAGGACAGCGTGGACCAGGTGGCCCAGATCACCTCCGAACTGCAGCACCAGGTGCTGGCCTCGCGGCTGGTGGCCATGTCCGAGATCTTCGACCGCTTTCCCCGGGTGGTGCGGGACGCCGCCAAGGTGCTGAACAAGGACATAGATTTCAAGCTGGAAGGCCGGGAGCTGGAGATGGACCGCTCCATCCTCCAGATGCTGGCCGAGCCGCTGGTGCACCTGCTGCGCAATTCGGTGGACCACGGGATGGAGACCATGGCCCAGCGGGAGGCCCTGGGCAAGAGGAAGATCGGCTCGGTGACCCTGTCCGCCCAAAAGGTGAAGGACCAGGCCCTGATCATAGTGGAGGATGACGGACGGGGGATCGATTCCGAAAAAATAAAGCTGAAGGCCGTGGAAAAAGGCTGGGTCACTACGGAGCAGGCCTCCAAACTCAGCCAGAAACAGGTCTTCGATTTTTTGGCCCGGCCCGGATTTTCCACCGCCGAGAAGGTGACCGAGGTCTCGGGCCGCGGAGTGGGGCTGGATGTGGTCAAAAGCCGGATCGAGAGCATGGGCGGGAGCATCACCATAGAAAGCACCGCCGGCCGGGGATCCCGCTTTATGCTGAATGTGCCCCTAAGCCTGGCCATCATCCCCACCCTGCTGGTGGCTGCCAAAGATCAGGTCTACGCCCTGCCCATGTCCCAGGTGATGGAAACCTTTGAGCTTAAACCGGAGAACGTAAAGACCCTCCAGGGGAAAACGGCCGTGGTCTACCGCAGCCAGGCCATCCCGGTGCAAAGGCTTTCCCGGGCCTTAAAACTGGAAACGGAGGAAGGACCGATGGCCGGCCCCACGGTGGTGCTGGAACGGCAGGGCTCGTTTGCCGCCTACGTCATCGACCGGATGGTGGGCCAGCAGGAAATAGTGGTCAAGCCGCTTTCCCGGTTCCTTAACGCCAATAAGACCTTCAGCGGGGTGGCCATCAGCCGGGAGGGCCGTCCGATGCTGATAGTGGACGTCAACAATCTGGATGCCTGATTACTATAAACAATGAATGATCGGCTGTGACCAGTTGACGGAGATCAGAAAACTGAATACTGAATACCCAGCGTATAACAATCAACGAATAACAATTAACGAATAACGGTGATATAAAAATGGACGTCAGTCAGTTAAAAGCCATTCAGCTGGATGCGCTCAAGGAAGTGGCCAACATCGGGGCCTGCCATGCCGCCACCGCGCTGTCCGAGCTCACCTCCGAAAAAGTGATGGTCAATGTGCCGGTGATCAGGATCAACCCCATAGAGGAAGTGTTCAGCCTGGTGGCCAAACCCCACGAGGTGGTGGCCAGCGTGCTGATCTATTTCCTGGGCGACATGACCGGCCGGACCCTGCTGCTTTTCCCCCAGGAAGCAGCCTGGCACCTTACCGATTGCCTGATGCGCCAGCCTTTGGGCACCACCAAGAAGTTCGGGGAGCTGGAAGAATCGGCCCTCAAGGAAGTGTCCAATGTTTTGACCTGTGCCTACATGAATTCGCTCGGCGACCTGCTGGGGCTGGTGGTGGTGCCGTCGGTGCCCAGCATGGCGGTGGACATGGCCTCGGCGGTGCTGGAAACCGTATCCCTGGAGTTCTCCAGCGACAAGGACATGGTGGTCTGCAT encodes the following:
- a CDS encoding efflux RND transporter permease subunit; the encoded protein is MILAEFGIKRPVTVFMIFIGITIIGLVAMINLNIDLLPDMSFPIVAVMTDYPGVGPAEVEAMVSRPMESVVSMVRNVKNVRSTSKEGSSMITLEFDWGTDIDAAAIDVREKIDLVKSHLPAGVQNPTIVKFDPALMPVMVVGVSSPRGVSELRQYCDDNLKDRLARIPGVAAVTVQGGQDRQIQVNIDRTRMEALGLSFDQVGMALMASNLNLPGGHLKSGQLDFLIRIPGEFKSVEEISSTVIGNKGGTPVYLRDIAKVEDSFTEMDTETKLNGQRSVVLVIQKQSGSNTVAVSDKIQAKLKELQKQVPSDIKLGAAFDSAQFIRGSIKSLQTEAIGGSLLAILIILLFLRNFSSTLIISLSIPFSIIVTFVLLYFRNMTLNIMTLGGLALGVGRLVDDSIVVLENIYRHREAGYSPKEAALKGSDQVAMAVLAATITTIVVFLPIAFVSGIAGVLFRPMAYTVSFSLIGSYFVSMMLLPLLTSRFLKLEKHDAVKTEYSWWKRMLEKIGQWLNGLDDVYQKALTWSLSHKKAVMGITLGVVVASLSLFFFIDSEFIPSSDEGEFTINLTMPVGTSFTQTGVIMKRMEGIIKTEVPEARTMYTTFGAGEGMRKAMGSSGPNVGAIQVKIGPRAERSRSVDQILNLLRQKFSVIPDAQMVFLSGSLISQIMSMGSGGAIQVDIQGYNLETSKKLAEQIKGIMASVQGTRDVSVSRKEGMPELQVIVDRDKAGAMGLTVYQVASAVETAFKGKTVTRFRDSKFGKEYDVVVRFQESDRSQIPDIKNLKVMSPTGQLVPVSNIARIQKAFGPVDISRKNQQRIVSVTANATGRAIGAINGELAEKIGKISIPEGFTVEVGGSAKDMADSFTSLFYATLLAIMLVYMVLASQFESLLDPFVIMFSVPLGIVGVIWGLFLTGINFSVIAFIGVIMLVGIVVSNAILLVDYANVLRREGLALYQAVIKAGHTRLRPILMTTLTTIVGMIPMALGIGESSETYAPLAVSVISGLTASTVLTLIFVPTLYVLFEERLKRNKTQ
- a CDS encoding chemotaxis protein CheW — protein: MTEKIASEEKVIFNLGSEKFALGTEQVKSIEEMQDIIPVPLAPPYVTGLINLRGAIVAVVDLRQRLGLANIENGRDMVILIVEHNGEDVGLIVDRVQSVETSQLQPQPVPEAVTKTKSGRFYQSILGSRDEKVVILNLDKILALEEK
- a CDS encoding response regulator; its protein translation is MGHRVLVVDDAIFMRTMISDILKKGDFEVCGEGATGAEAVEQYKKLKPDLVIMDIIMPDMGGIEAVKAIMQIDPNARVLMCSAMGQQALVVEAIQAGARDFVVKPFQPSRVLEAARRVLQIS
- a CDS encoding chemotaxis protein CheA, encoding MDTTKYRDLFVSETREHLVSLNRALLALEKNPDDPALLDEIFRSMHTIKGMAGSIGQDQIAELAHKAEDLLDRLRKRQLKLAQPQVDAIFESIDYLESAVAELAAGRDPQKNLKQQGAELAKKIEALAAAPQAARTEAPSNVSGGNDFSRINPLKTADSFVYKVRVLLEADVALKSARAFLVMHTLEQFGKIAYTVPERRDLEAERFDRGFSVFFVTPMHSEKEIKARIGSSEIEDIEIEEVVEETEEEAVERRTVSAFTQLAQERPREVKVSTARLDKLMNLVGELVVWRERLKQLAQMSQNVLIQDSVDQVAQITSELQHQVLASRLVAMSEIFDRFPRVVRDAAKVLNKDIDFKLEGRELEMDRSILQMLAEPLVHLLRNSVDHGMETMAQREALGKRKIGSVTLSAQKVKDQALIIVEDDGRGIDSEKIKLKAVEKGWVTTEQASKLSQKQVFDFLARPGFSTAEKVTEVSGRGVGLDVVKSRIESMGGSITIESTAGRGSRFMLNVPLSLAIIPTLLVAAKDQVYALPMSQVMETFELKPENVKTLQGKTAVVYRSQAIPVQRLSRALKLETEEGPMAGPTVVLERQGSFAAYVIDRMVGQQEIVVKPLSRFLNANKTFSGVAISREGRPMLIVDVNNLDA
- a CDS encoding chemotaxis protein CheC; the protein is MDVSQLKAIQLDALKEVANIGACHAATALSELTSEKVMVNVPVIRINPIEEVFSLVAKPHEVVASVLIYFLGDMTGRTLLLFPQEAAWHLTDCLMRQPLGTTKKFGELEESALKEVSNVLTCAYMNSLGDLLGLVVVPSVPSMAVDMASAVLETVSLEFSSDKDMVVCIETEFRFVEKNTTLYGYFLLLPDPASLEVILKAIHLG